Proteins found in one Nostoc sp. NIES-3756 genomic segment:
- a CDS encoding type II toxin-antitoxin system VapC family toxin produces the protein MIVLDTHIWVWWVQNDSRLTKQQRQWLQDYESDGLGISILSCWEVAKLVEKNRLILPLAIDKWLEVALAYPGVQLLNLSLPIVIDSTQLTGFHSDPFDQLIVATARFYNCPLLTMDAKILNYPDVQTLK, from the coding sequence ATGATTGTACTTGATACTCATATTTGGGTTTGGTGGGTTCAGAATGATTCACGATTGACCAAACAACAGCGACAATGGTTACAAGATTACGAGTCTGACGGTTTAGGAATCAGCATTCTTTCTTGTTGGGAAGTAGCGAAGTTAGTAGAAAAAAATAGGCTAATTTTACCTTTGGCTATTGATAAATGGCTAGAAGTTGCTTTAGCTTATCCTGGTGTACAACTATTAAATTTATCTTTACCTATAGTAATTGATTCAACTCAATTAACTGGCTTCCATAGCGATCCGTTTGATCAACTTATTGTAGCTACAGCCAGGTTCTACAATTGTCCTTTATTAACTATGGATGCAAAAATTCTTAACTATCCTGATGTGCAAACCCTTAAATAG
- a CDS encoding zinc-dependent alcohol dehydrogenase family protein has product MKAYEIASGKGIDALKLCDRSQPQPGAGQVLVQVRANSLNYRDLLVVEGAYGSAQYPLIPLSDGAGDVVAVGEGVTRVKVGDRVAAIFFQDWISGILTREKMKSDLGGGIDGMLAEYVVLNQEGLVILPDHLSYADGATLPCAAVTAWHSLVTKGNISADDTVLLLGTGGVSIFALQFAKIYGARVIITSGSDEKLAQATKLGADETINYKTTPDWEKKVYELTGRTGVDHVVEVGGAGTLPKSLQAIRIGGRVSLIGVLSGRGNTIDPMPILFKSLTVQGIYVGSREMFEAMNQVISQHQLQPIIDRVFPFTEAPAAYHYLKSGAHFGKVVISH; this is encoded by the coding sequence ATGAAGGCTTACGAAATTGCCAGTGGTAAAGGAATTGATGCACTAAAGTTATGCGATCGCTCCCAACCGCAACCAGGCGCAGGACAAGTTCTGGTGCAGGTAAGGGCAAATTCTCTGAATTACCGGGATTTACTTGTGGTTGAAGGTGCTTACGGTTCTGCACAGTATCCCCTGATTCCTCTGTCTGATGGTGCTGGGGATGTGGTGGCGGTAGGTGAGGGGGTGACGAGGGTAAAAGTAGGCGATCGCGTCGCTGCTATCTTTTTCCAAGATTGGATTTCTGGGATTTTAACTAGGGAAAAAATGAAATCTGATCTCGGCGGTGGGATTGATGGGATGCTAGCGGAGTATGTTGTCCTTAATCAAGAAGGTTTGGTAATATTACCGGATCATCTATCCTATGCAGATGGTGCTACTTTACCCTGTGCAGCAGTCACAGCTTGGCATAGTTTGGTAACAAAGGGCAATATCAGCGCAGATGATACTGTCTTGTTACTGGGTACTGGTGGCGTTTCTATATTTGCGCTGCAATTTGCCAAAATTTATGGCGCGAGAGTGATTATCACTTCTGGTAGTGATGAGAAATTGGCACAGGCAACAAAGCTAGGTGCAGACGAGACAATTAATTACAAGACAACACCTGATTGGGAAAAGAAAGTTTATGAATTAACTGGACGCACAGGTGTAGATCATGTGGTAGAAGTAGGCGGTGCAGGAACTTTACCAAAATCACTACAAGCCATTCGTATAGGCGGACGTGTAAGTTTGATTGGTGTGCTATCTGGTAGAGGTAATACGATTGATCCTATGCCGATACTGTTTAAAAGTTTAACCGTACAAGGAATTTATGTCGGCAGTCGAGAAATGTTTGAGGCGATGAATCAAGTCATATCTCAACATCAACTCCAACCTATCATCGACCGAGTTTTCCCTTTTACCGAAGCCCCAGCCGCCTATCACTACCTCAAAAGTGGCGCTCACTTTGGTAAAGTAGTCATTAGTCATTAG
- a CDS encoding cyanophycin synthetase produces the protein MPLVTSIIKKIAPQIGAIVVIEPEYELVGHITFKNGKKVFFTRSKFNINGLGSSEIAKDKGYSKFFLKHFGYRVTEGETFFNDKICEKVGDSRNIDAGFEYAKSLGFPVFIKPINLSQGKLVAKIHNKTQYYQIAKKIFKISPGLIVERFHPGKDYRIVVIDNEIIAVYQRLPLSITGDGKSNILELIQYKQRVFFDNFGKKVIDLDDLRIKQKLQKQKLNWESIVPNGKIIYLLDNANLSNGGEGIDFTESIHPDFKKLAFNIAKDMGLRLIGLDIITSDITRPMTDYVIIEVNSAPGLDYYASLGDAQAQKVEDLYLKVLKALEVGCNGEN, from the coding sequence ATGCCCTTAGTAACATCAATAATCAAAAAAATTGCGCCTCAAATTGGTGCAATTGTCGTCATAGAACCGGAATATGAGTTAGTTGGACATATTACATTTAAAAATGGCAAGAAAGTTTTCTTCACTAGGTCAAAATTTAATATCAATGGTTTAGGTTCTTCAGAGATAGCAAAAGATAAAGGTTATTCTAAATTTTTCCTCAAGCATTTTGGCTATCGTGTTACAGAAGGCGAAACATTTTTTAATGATAAGATATGTGAAAAAGTAGGTGACTCTAGAAATATTGATGCAGGGTTTGAGTACGCCAAGAGTTTAGGATTTCCTGTATTTATCAAACCAATCAATCTTAGTCAAGGTAAGCTAGTCGCTAAAATTCATAATAAAACCCAATATTATCAAATAGCAAAAAAGATATTTAAGATTAGTCCGGGTCTAATAGTAGAAAGATTTCATCCTGGCAAAGATTATAGAATAGTTGTTATAGATAACGAAATTATAGCAGTATATCAGAGGCTACCTTTATCTATAACAGGTGATGGAAAATCTAATATTTTAGAGCTAATACAATATAAGCAAAGAGTCTTTTTTGACAACTTTGGTAAAAAAGTAATAGATTTAGATGATTTGCGAATCAAACAAAAATTACAAAAACAAAAACTTAATTGGGAGAGTATTGTACCTAATGGGAAGATTATTTATCTTTTAGATAATGCTAATTTGTCAAATGGTGGCGAAGGTATAGATTTTACCGAGAGTATCCATCCTGACTTTAAGAAATTGGCTTTCAATATTGCCAAAGATATGGGACTAAGATTAATAGGCTTGGATATTATAACTTCAGATATCACAAGACCCATGACAGATTATGTAATTATCGAAGTTAATAGCGCCCCTGGCTTAGATTATTATGCTTCCCTTGGCGATGCTCAAGCCCAGAAAGTAGAAGATTTATATTTGAAAGTTTTAAAAGCTTTAGAAGTTGGTTGTAATGGAGAGAATTAG
- a CDS encoding ABC transporter permease, producing MRTIRNKTLTVGQSALSSTQSKTNPSRSNSTKITWGQRISQLAIQLTPLVVILLVWEIGTGAFEVSPFIEPALVGKPSAIAREVGDLFSSGAIFQHIFVTFQEAMSGLALAVTGGVALGIVLAYSPRSARITLPYVQVFNSLPRIALAPFFLVWFGIGLLSKVLLAALAAFFPIFFTTYQGLQNIDRELVSAFQVMGANRWQLLRIVVLPSVLSWVIAGIRTSLGMALVGALVAEYIGSTQGLGYLLMAAQGTLNVDKAWAILVVLAFISVLLDWGVRLLESYVLRWRPLPGEM from the coding sequence ATGAGAACGATCCGCAACAAAACCTTAACCGTTGGGCAATCTGCGCTATCTTCTACTCAGAGTAAGACGAACCCTTCACGTTCTAACTCTACAAAAATTACCTGGGGGCAACGGATATCGCAACTAGCAATACAACTAACCCCGCTTGTTGTGATTTTGCTTGTGTGGGAAATTGGTACAGGAGCATTTGAGGTTTCGCCGTTTATCGAACCTGCGCTTGTGGGTAAACCAAGTGCGATCGCTCGAGAAGTAGGCGATTTATTCTCTAGTGGTGCTATTTTCCAGCATATCTTTGTCACATTTCAAGAAGCTATGAGCGGACTAGCTCTGGCAGTAACTGGGGGTGTTGCGTTGGGAATTGTACTGGCTTATTCTCCACGTAGCGCCCGGATAACGCTTCCTTACGTCCAGGTGTTTAACTCTCTACCCAGAATAGCTTTAGCGCCCTTTTTCCTCGTCTGGTTTGGGATTGGCTTACTTTCCAAAGTCTTGCTAGCAGCTTTAGCCGCCTTTTTCCCCATCTTTTTTACAACTTATCAGGGACTGCAAAACATTGATCGTGAGTTAGTCTCAGCTTTTCAAGTCATGGGTGCTAATCGCTGGCAACTGTTGCGGATAGTTGTACTACCTTCGGTTCTCAGTTGGGTAATTGCCGGGATTCGCACAAGTTTAGGTATGGCTTTAGTCGGTGCGCTTGTCGCTGAGTATATTGGCTCAACTCAAGGTTTAGGTTATTTGTTAATGGCCGCACAGGGAACTTTGAATGTTGATAAAGCCTGGGCGATATTAGTAGTCCTGGCATTCATTAGCGTGTTACTCGATTGGGGTGTCCGCCTTTTGGAAAGTTATGTTTTACGCTGGCGACCTCTCCCCGGAGAAATGTAG
- a CDS encoding ABC transporter ATP-binding protein yields the protein MIETQNLSISYWSKNKRIEALQNVSLTINAGEFVSLIGPSGCGKSTLLNVIAGLISPGTNVEGTFNTSGIKQIGYLFQKQTLLPWRTVLDNVTAPLEIRGVPRTEGRRKALALLEKYGLYGFENSFPRELSGGMQQRVLLIRTLIYEPDVVLLDEPLSSLDAQTRALLQDEFLRLWRDTGCTFILVTHDLDEAIALSGRVFLLSARPGRIVKEFNIDLPKERSAIAIRTDPRFQQIQREMWSELTTQVLQQQDRGFALFQT from the coding sequence ATGATTGAAACTCAAAATCTCTCCATTTCCTATTGGAGTAAGAATAAGCGAATTGAGGCATTGCAAAATGTCAGTTTGACGATTAATGCAGGTGAATTTGTTTCGTTAATTGGCCCTAGTGGTTGTGGTAAGAGTACTTTACTCAATGTAATTGCAGGATTAATTAGTCCTGGGACAAATGTAGAGGGTACTTTTAATACTAGTGGTATCAAACAAATTGGTTATCTGTTTCAAAAGCAGACTTTGCTACCCTGGCGCACGGTGCTAGATAACGTTACTGCACCTTTGGAAATTCGTGGTGTACCGCGAACTGAAGGACGACGGAAGGCTTTGGCGCTGTTGGAAAAGTATGGCTTATACGGTTTTGAAAATAGCTTCCCTAGAGAACTGTCTGGGGGGATGCAGCAACGTGTATTGCTGATTCGGACGTTGATTTATGAACCTGATGTGGTTTTACTTGATGAGCCTCTGAGTAGCCTTGATGCTCAAACTCGCGCCCTTTTACAAGATGAATTTCTTCGATTGTGGCGTGATACGGGATGCACTTTTATTTTAGTTACTCATGACTTGGATGAAGCGATCGCCCTTTCTGGTCGAGTCTTTTTACTAAGTGCGCGTCCTGGTCGCATTGTCAAGGAATTTAACATTGATTTACCTAAAGAACGTTCTGCGATCGCCATTCGTACTGATCCCAGGTTTCAACAAATTCAGCGTGAGATGTGGTCAGAATTGACTACACAGGTGCTACAGCAGCAAGACCGAGGATTCGCACTCTTTCAAACTTAA
- a CDS encoding ABC transporter substrate-binding protein, whose protein sequence is MHTRRDFLKYASITATTALATMGWDSLTQPAASQGTIKVKLGAVSGINSIDVWIPEDLGFFDAAGLSAEVITFQSSSRMRDALIAGELDFTAQAPLHVYLSRLRGVPLNVVANRRNLVDTSLVVRSDLRSRIKNVADLKGKKVSAGEIGTWSWAVFVKYLRQNGLTEKDVEYVQGTNTSTYALLKSRQIDAAIAGAPDLHKLLKEGTVFQLLNALDPSVHKKYFGANQAMTRAWLSHERVTSQKPEAVKRLVAAANRTFTYMHQTPPEKILKVVEKRFDKANLDAILTGLRTELKRSVPRNSSISQTAYLADQKVFFDTGIIKRIVPYSQGVFDTFAGRRA, encoded by the coding sequence ATGCACACACGTAGAGACTTTTTAAAATATGCTTCCATCACAGCAACAACCGCTCTAGCTACGATGGGTTGGGATAGTTTGACTCAACCAGCTGCGAGTCAGGGAACTATTAAAGTCAAATTAGGAGCAGTAAGCGGCATTAACTCCATTGATGTTTGGATTCCTGAAGATTTAGGTTTTTTTGATGCGGCTGGCTTAAGTGCTGAGGTAATTACATTCCAAAGTAGCTCAAGAATGCGAGATGCTTTAATTGCCGGGGAACTTGATTTTACTGCTCAAGCACCCTTACACGTTTATCTTTCGCGCCTCCGGGGAGTTCCCTTAAACGTTGTTGCTAATCGCCGTAATCTTGTTGATACTTCCTTGGTAGTACGTTCAGATTTGCGCTCTCGAATTAAGAATGTGGCTGACCTCAAAGGTAAAAAAGTTTCGGCTGGTGAGATTGGTACTTGGAGTTGGGCTGTATTTGTCAAATACCTGCGTCAAAATGGTTTGACAGAGAAAGATGTCGAATATGTTCAAGGTACAAATACTTCTACTTATGCGCTACTCAAAAGCCGTCAGATAGATGCAGCTATTGCTGGTGCGCCCGACCTGCATAAACTACTCAAGGAAGGCACGGTTTTTCAGCTACTAAATGCCTTAGATCCAAGTGTACATAAGAAATATTTTGGTGCAAATCAAGCTATGACTCGTGCTTGGCTCAGTCACGAACGTGTTACTTCTCAAAAGCCTGAAGCTGTAAAAAGATTAGTTGCGGCCGCCAATCGCACTTTCACATATATGCACCAAACTCCACCAGAAAAAATCCTCAAAGTGGTGGAGAAACGTTTTGATAAAGCTAACTTGGATGCTATTCTTACCGGACTGCGCACCGAACTCAAACGCTCGGTTCCGAGAAATTCCTCCATTAGCCAAACTGCCTATCTCGCAGACCAGAAAGTATTTTTCGATACCGGAATTATCAAGCGAATAGTTCCTTACTCTCAAGGGGTGTTTGATACCTTTGCTGGGCGGAGAGCGTAG
- a CDS encoding ABC transporter substrate-binding protein: MSNANPTLKKVKNEISGTVFSLPYYVARDQGYFAEEGLDIEFVGRNYGDRSPTIKLIEDHRLVSSFGGPSLFEQGESTLYRACEWGQVRRTYDSSRGGQVVAKRAAIASQAIIVRPDAPYNIPQDLANVPVGVNFHHGSHYIAIQTLEGFLRPEEIKVVHIEGGERQRFNRFVALRDGLVDAVAVMEPWITVAEKLGYKIIAEAHYVGLEIGSPELDSETFEAINRAVRRAVKDLQADPIRYTQYLINDVSEDIVRLEPSDFRRNRLRYADPAPYSETDFARTYDWMVKWGLIEPDATFQQIVDNRVLTLK, translated from the coding sequence TTGAGTAACGCAAACCCTACACTCAAGAAAGTTAAGAATGAAATCAGTGGTACAGTCTTTTCTCTGCCGTACTACGTAGCTCGTGATCAGGGTTATTTTGCCGAAGAAGGACTCGATATTGAGTTTGTTGGGCGTAATTATGGCGATCGCTCCCCCACGATTAAACTGATAGAAGATCATCGCCTTGTTAGTTCTTTTGGCGGCCCTTCACTATTCGAGCAAGGCGAAAGTACTCTTTATCGCGCTTGCGAGTGGGGACAAGTACGTCGTACATACGATAGCTCCCGTGGTGGACAGGTGGTAGCCAAACGTGCAGCCATTGCCAGTCAAGCAATTATTGTCCGTCCCGATGCTCCCTACAATATCCCTCAAGACTTGGCTAATGTACCTGTTGGGGTAAACTTCCACCACGGCTCCCATTACATCGCCATCCAAACCCTTGAAGGTTTCTTGCGTCCAGAAGAAATCAAAGTAGTACACATCGAAGGTGGCGAACGTCAGCGCTTTAATCGCTTCGTAGCTTTGCGTGACGGTTTAGTTGATGCAGTTGCAGTGATGGAACCTTGGATTACAGTGGCGGAAAAACTTGGCTACAAAATCATCGCTGAAGCTCACTATGTAGGTCTAGAAATTGGTAGTCCCGAACTAGATTCAGAAACTTTCGAGGCTATTAACAGAGCCGTCCGTCGTGCTGTGAAGGATTTACAGGCAGACCCCATCCGTTACACGCAATACCTCATCAATGACGTGTCTGAAGATATTGTCCGCCTCGAACCGTCAGACTTCCGCCGCAACCGCTTGCGCTACGCTGACCCAGCACCATACTCAGAAACAGACTTCGCTCGTACCTACGATTGGATGGTGAAATGGGGACTCATTGAGCCTGATGCCACCTTCCAACAGATTGTTGATAACCGAGTTCTCACACTCAAATAA
- a CDS encoding YihY/virulence factor BrkB family protein, whose product MNLKAIWQLLQEAFQEWNDDKASRLAAALAYYTVFSIAPLLIIVIAIAGAVFGQEAARGEIVNQIQGLVGREGAEFIETAIQNANKPKTGTIASIVSIALLLLGATGVFTELQDSLNTIWEVQPKPGRGVKNIFRQRFLSFGMVLGIGFLLLVSLVISTALSAAVAYFGNLLPGVEFLWQILNFFVSFVVTTLLFGLIFKVLPDVRITWSDVLVGAIITSILFSIGRFLLGQYLGNSGFTSTYGAAGSVVVILAWVYYTAQILFFGAEFTQVYARRYGRRIVPDSHAMPLNNTNSRRK is encoded by the coding sequence ATGAACTTAAAGGCGATTTGGCAACTTCTGCAAGAGGCGTTTCAAGAATGGAATGATGATAAAGCCTCACGTTTAGCGGCGGCGTTAGCTTACTATACTGTGTTTTCTATTGCACCATTACTGATTATTGTGATTGCGATCGCAGGCGCAGTATTTGGACAAGAAGCCGCCAGAGGTGAAATTGTTAACCAAATTCAAGGTTTAGTCGGTAGGGAAGGAGCAGAATTTATTGAAACTGCCATCCAAAATGCCAATAAACCCAAGACTGGTACTATAGCTTCTATTGTGAGTATTGCACTTTTACTATTAGGTGCAACTGGCGTTTTTACAGAACTACAAGACTCCCTCAATACGATTTGGGAAGTACAACCAAAACCAGGACGCGGTGTCAAAAATATTTTCCGCCAGCGTTTCTTATCTTTTGGCATGGTATTAGGCATTGGTTTTTTACTTTTAGTTTCTTTAGTAATTAGTACAGCCTTATCGGCAGCAGTAGCTTATTTTGGTAACTTATTACCGGGTGTAGAGTTCCTCTGGCAAATTCTTAACTTTTTTGTTTCTTTTGTTGTCACTACATTATTATTTGGGCTAATTTTCAAAGTTTTACCTGATGTGAGAATCACTTGGAGTGATGTTTTAGTTGGAGCTATTATTACTTCAATTTTATTTTCTATCGGTAGATTTTTATTGGGTCAATATTTGGGTAATAGTGGTTTTACCTCAACTTATGGTGCGGCTGGTTCAGTTGTAGTTATCCTCGCGTGGGTTTACTATACTGCCCAAATTCTCTTTTTCGGCGCTGAGTTCACCCAAGTTTATGCTAGAAGATACGGCAGACGCATAGTGCCAGATAGTCACGCCATGCCATTGAATAATACAAACTCTAGGAGAAAGTAA
- the purB gene encoding adenylosuccinate lyase, whose protein sequence is MIERYTLPEMGNLWTEFYKLKTWLQVEIAVCEAQAELGYIPSAAVEEIKAKANFDPKRVLEIEAEVRHDVIAFLTNVNEYVGDAGRYIHLGLTSSDVLDTALALQLVASLDVLAQRLEDLIGVIREKAREHRYTVMIGRSHGIHAEPITFGFKLAGWLAEVLRHQQRLKTLRETIAVGKISGAVGTYANIEPRVEAIACQKLGLKPDTASTQVISRDIHADFVQQLALLAASIERFAVEIRNLQKTDVLEVEEFFSKGQKGSSAMPHKRNPIRSERLTGMARLIRSHAGAALEDIALWHERDISHSSVERVVLPDACILTHFMLVEITDLVKNLLVYPENMARNLNCYGGVVFSQKVLLALVDKGLSREESYAIVQQNAHAAWNKKEGNFHDLITKDPRVAKILSAEEIAVCFDPQQHLKHLDQIFQRLDI, encoded by the coding sequence TTGATTGAGCGTTATACTCTGCCCGAGATGGGCAACCTGTGGACTGAATTTTATAAACTAAAAACCTGGCTTCAGGTGGAAATTGCAGTCTGTGAAGCCCAAGCGGAATTGGGTTATATTCCATCTGCTGCTGTTGAGGAAATCAAAGCTAAAGCAAATTTTGATCCGAAACGAGTACTGGAAATCGAGGCGGAAGTCCGTCATGATGTCATCGCCTTTTTGACGAACGTCAATGAGTATGTGGGTGATGCTGGACGTTACATCCACCTGGGCTTAACTAGTTCAGATGTATTAGATACGGCTTTAGCGTTGCAGTTGGTTGCTAGTTTGGATGTTTTGGCGCAACGTCTGGAAGATTTGATTGGTGTAATCCGTGAAAAGGCAAGAGAACACCGTTACACGGTAATGATTGGCCGATCGCACGGTATCCACGCTGAACCGATCACCTTTGGGTTTAAGCTGGCTGGTTGGTTGGCTGAAGTGTTACGTCACCAACAACGGCTAAAAACTCTCCGGGAAACGATCGCTGTCGGTAAGATTTCTGGTGCAGTGGGAACCTATGCTAATATTGAACCCCGTGTAGAAGCGATCGCTTGCCAAAAACTTGGACTCAAGCCTGATACTGCTTCTACCCAAGTCATTTCCCGCGATATTCATGCTGACTTTGTACAGCAATTAGCCTTACTCGCTGCCTCTATTGAACGCTTTGCTGTAGAAATTCGTAATCTCCAGAAAACAGACGTTTTGGAAGTTGAAGAATTTTTCTCCAAGGGGCAGAAAGGCTCTAGTGCTATGCCACACAAGCGCAACCCCATCCGTTCTGAGCGGCTGACAGGGATGGCGCGATTAATTAGAAGTCATGCGGGTGCAGCTTTGGAAGATATCGCCCTGTGGCACGAACGGGATATTTCCCACAGTTCTGTGGAACGGGTAGTTTTACCAGATGCTTGCATTTTGACGCACTTTATGCTGGTAGAAATCACAGATTTGGTGAAAAACCTGCTAGTCTATCCAGAAAATATGGCGCGGAACCTCAACTGCTATGGTGGCGTTGTGTTCAGCCAAAAAGTGCTGCTGGCATTGGTCGACAAGGGACTCAGCCGGGAAGAATCGTATGCGATCGTGCAACAAAACGCTCATGCTGCCTGGAACAAAAAAGAAGGCAACTTCCACGATTTGATTACTAAAGACCCGCGTGTGGCTAAAATCTTATCAGCAGAAGAAATTGCCGTGTGTTTCGACCCACAGCAACATCTCAAGCATTTGGATCAGATTTTCCAAAGGTTGGATATTTAG
- a CDS encoding glycosyltransferase family 4 protein: MFQTNTHRIALISVSGDPAVEIGQEEAGGQNVYVRQVGYALAQMGWQVDMFTRRISPDQAAIVQHSPNCRTIRLTAGPVEFIGRDHVFEYLPEFVDELQRFQERQGYTYELIHTNYWLSSWVGMELKKRQPLVQVHTYHSLGAIKYNTIADIPAIASQRLAIEKTCLETVDRVVATSPQEQEHMETLVSQQGRIDMIPCGTDIDNFGDIEQSVAREKLGIAPDAKMVFYVGRFDPRKGIETLVRAVAGSSLRGEANLQLVIGGGSRPGQSDGIERDRIANIVDELGLTDCTTFAGRLDHEILPYYYAAADVCVVPSHYEPFGLVAIEAMASNTPVVASDVGGLQFTVVPEVTGLLAPPQDEAAFAKAIDRIISNPSWRDKLGAAARKRVETTFSWDGVASQLSQLYTQLLTQKTPATPKKEAVAA, from the coding sequence ATGTTCCAAACTAACACACATCGGATTGCGCTAATTTCCGTTTCTGGAGACCCAGCCGTAGAAATAGGTCAAGAAGAGGCTGGTGGTCAGAATGTATATGTTCGGCAAGTAGGCTATGCACTAGCCCAAATGGGTTGGCAAGTTGATATGTTCACCCGCCGTATTAGTCCTGACCAAGCTGCGATCGTTCAACATAGCCCCAATTGCCGTACCATTCGGTTAACAGCCGGGCCAGTTGAGTTCATTGGACGAGATCACGTATTTGAGTATTTACCAGAATTTGTCGATGAATTACAACGCTTCCAGGAGCGTCAAGGTTATACTTACGAACTCATTCACACAAACTACTGGTTGTCATCCTGGGTGGGTATGGAGTTGAAAAAGCGCCAACCTTTAGTGCAGGTGCATACATACCACTCTCTAGGGGCGATTAAATATAACACTATCGCAGATATCCCCGCCATTGCTAGTCAGCGATTAGCTATAGAAAAAACTTGTTTAGAAACTGTAGACCGTGTAGTTGCTACCAGTCCTCAAGAGCAGGAACACATGGAAACTCTAGTTTCTCAACAAGGGCGGATTGATATGATTCCCTGTGGTACAGACATTGATAATTTTGGCGATATCGAACAGTCTGTTGCTCGGGAAAAATTGGGAATTGCGCCTGATGCCAAGATGGTATTCTATGTAGGTCGCTTTGATCCCCGTAAAGGTATTGAAACTTTAGTTAGGGCTGTAGCTGGGTCTAGTTTGAGAGGTGAAGCTAACCTACAGCTAGTGATTGGTGGCGGTAGCCGTCCTGGTCAAAGTGATGGTATTGAGCGCGATCGCATTGCTAATATTGTTGATGAACTAGGCTTAACCGATTGCACCACCTTTGCTGGTCGCTTAGACCATGAAATTCTACCTTACTACTACGCAGCAGCTGATGTTTGCGTCGTTCCTAGCCACTATGAACCCTTTGGTTTAGTTGCAATTGAAGCGATGGCAAGCAACACCCCGGTAGTTGCTAGTGATGTAGGCGGGTTGCAATTTACAGTAGTACCAGAAGTAACTGGTTTACTTGCACCCCCACAAGATGAAGCAGCTTTTGCAAAAGCTATAGACCGCATCATCTCCAACCCAAGTTGGCGGGATAAACTAGGTGCAGCAGCTCGTAAGAGAGTCGAAACTACCTTTAGCTGGGACGGTGTAGCCTCTCAATTGAGTCAGTTATATACTCAGTTATTGACTCAAAAGACACCTGCAACGCCTAAGAAAGAGGCTGTAGCAGCTTAA